A section of the Leptospira kobayashii genome encodes:
- a CDS encoding M50 family metallopeptidase, producing the protein MSDKPVKFAIFLSLILSLVAFWDHHLTSYLKEFVVLIHEICHASAALFTGGMVKGIALHGNEGGETIATPASFRGSFILVVSAGYIGSSLVGGLLLKLGFSGRNARQTLILFGLFLISVSLLYSKLGELAYFTGIFWGVGILVIGMLGESISILTLVFLGTSISLYSIYDLSDFADRLHETDAGILAFWMSGLTPEDLNHEEIPAAVLFLGYLIATLWSLLSIGIIYFFLKGSLGEYHPEEAHAEQNPLDRFEKFPGDLSPEAKLWLEKRGVDPESGVVVPPEFLADFPPNDQRT; encoded by the coding sequence ATGTCTGACAAACCAGTCAAATTCGCAATCTTCCTCTCTTTGATCTTAAGCTTGGTCGCTTTCTGGGACCACCACTTAACATCCTACCTGAAGGAATTCGTAGTTCTTATACATGAAATATGCCATGCCAGTGCTGCGCTTTTTACCGGAGGAATGGTAAAAGGTATCGCCTTACACGGAAATGAAGGTGGGGAAACCATCGCCACACCTGCTTCTTTTCGAGGTTCTTTCATTTTAGTGGTTTCCGCAGGTTATATCGGTTCTTCCCTTGTAGGCGGATTACTTTTAAAACTCGGATTTTCGGGAAGAAATGCAAGACAAACCTTGATCTTATTCGGTTTGTTTTTAATCTCTGTTAGTTTATTGTATTCGAAATTAGGCGAACTGGCCTATTTCACCGGAATTTTCTGGGGTGTAGGCATACTTGTAATAGGTATGTTAGGCGAATCTATATCAATACTCACTTTGGTTTTTTTAGGGACGAGCATTTCTCTCTATTCGATTTATGATTTATCCGACTTTGCGGACAGACTCCATGAAACGGACGCAGGGATCCTTGCCTTTTGGATGTCGGGGTTAACTCCGGAAGATCTGAACCATGAAGAAATTCCGGCAGCAGTCTTGTTCTTAGGTTACCTCATTGCTACACTATGGTCGCTTCTCAGCATCGGGATCATTTACTTTTTCCTAAAAGGTTCCCTGGGAGAATACCATCCTGAGGAAGCCCACGCGGAACAGAATCCTCTGGACCGGTTTGAAAAATTCCCAGGAGACCTAAGTCCGGAAGCAAAGCTTTGGCTGGAAAAGAGAGGGGTCGATCCGGAAAGCGGAGTCGTAGTTCCGCCTGAATTTTTAGCAGATTTCCCACCAAATGACCAAAGGACTTGA
- a CDS encoding PP2C family protein-serine/threonine phosphatase, whose amino-acid sequence MREFAITIFSSLLFFLLLFFSFVGIQQSTLRLPFFYYSSGLIANIGPQSHEHWGKKANLEDLTQFEKKEFLRTDEKYPVRILQEDGDYKTFYFELIEFNKLDILSIFFFDLFLAFFSLITSVYFYYSTRDGLIFAFFFNLGVILLSNIFLLAYNNSVFLFFFSLYIGAFLHYHLIYRLRGKEINSKWLLPQILIAFIVAVVANQETQDLGLLEKISTIGHGLNLVFGIVNLILIISDLIKIKPQDEALWKRISLFISIALFISVPVSLIFFNGHPWFFIHRSFFFLTYILFIITFFYGTYRYTFVPSFVIFTPTIITLLLVSISIGSYVVLILILDYILPVPYLKERWFFNLIFLFILTSYLIPVKLKAKQWIDYWFFEKNKVLREGIDSITNLISSPMSMRKTILSINRTVMDTLNVNNIIILIPGDQFARTDLRNVNFIRIPSQSEIWNYFLNNDRVTVTSHLEYGIGLRETLYNFLKGMGTQLAFPVYDLSASKKSVRAMILLGEKSDKRYFSIGELKFINEIVKITSMLLENYSLLEAEIQKRKIVRDIQTASIVDNTLRLILPSDIKWIEFGFFSKPAVGISGDYLDLIPVSSSKMIILLGDVAGHGLGTGFLVSAIKGIVREQLRNGTSLEGLFREINSFFRARYKGNEFMTLLGGVLDSKEKTFKFINAGHLALLEMDSNGSVIAHSKTQRVLGILETDYQAQELKLKPDTKLFLFSDGITETFGEKDELFGEEGLIEFLHFNDHKTVKELPPLLESKINQFRGSKEQADDLTFIALTFAKD is encoded by the coding sequence ATGAGAGAATTTGCGATTACCATTTTTTCCTCGTTATTATTTTTTTTATTATTATTTTTTTCTTTTGTCGGGATTCAACAATCCACGCTCAGACTTCCTTTCTTTTATTATTCTTCGGGACTAATTGCCAATATAGGACCGCAGAGTCACGAACACTGGGGGAAAAAAGCGAATTTAGAAGATCTTACCCAATTCGAAAAAAAGGAATTTTTAAGAACGGATGAAAAATACCCGGTTCGCATCCTACAAGAAGACGGGGATTACAAAACATTTTATTTCGAACTGATTGAGTTCAACAAATTGGATATACTTTCCATTTTCTTTTTTGATTTGTTTTTGGCTTTTTTCAGCCTTATCACTTCCGTTTATTTCTATTATTCCACAAGGGACGGGTTGATCTTCGCTTTCTTTTTCAATCTGGGCGTCATTCTACTTTCCAATATATTTTTACTAGCTTACAACAATTCCGTATTTCTATTTTTCTTTTCATTGTACATCGGAGCGTTTTTACACTACCACCTAATCTATCGTTTGCGAGGGAAGGAAATCAATTCCAAATGGTTGTTACCTCAGATCCTGATTGCGTTTATCGTCGCAGTAGTCGCAAATCAGGAAACGCAAGATCTGGGACTCTTGGAAAAGATATCTACCATAGGACACGGACTAAATCTCGTTTTTGGAATCGTCAATTTGATTTTAATCATTTCCGATCTGATCAAAATCAAACCGCAGGATGAAGCACTATGGAAACGGATTTCACTTTTTATTTCCATCGCACTCTTTATAAGCGTACCCGTAAGTTTGATTTTTTTCAACGGTCATCCTTGGTTTTTTATTCATAGATCCTTTTTCTTTCTTACTTATATACTTTTTATCATTACTTTTTTTTACGGAACTTATCGTTATACTTTTGTTCCTTCCTTTGTTATCTTTACTCCAACCATCATCACTCTTTTGTTGGTTTCCATCTCAATCGGGTCGTATGTGGTTCTGATATTGATTTTGGATTATATTCTTCCTGTTCCCTATTTGAAAGAAAGATGGTTTTTCAATTTAATCTTTTTATTCATACTGACTTCTTATCTCATCCCAGTAAAACTCAAAGCCAAACAATGGATTGATTATTGGTTTTTTGAAAAAAATAAAGTTTTAAGGGAAGGAATCGATTCGATTACAAATCTGATTTCCTCCCCTATGTCCATGAGAAAGACGATTTTATCCATCAATCGAACCGTGATGGATACTTTGAATGTGAACAATATCATCATCCTGATTCCTGGGGATCAATTTGCAAGAACGGATCTTCGCAATGTAAACTTCATTCGAATCCCTTCTCAATCCGAAATATGGAATTATTTTTTAAACAACGATCGTGTAACAGTGACTTCTCATTTGGAATACGGAATCGGTCTCCGGGAAACTCTATATAATTTTTTAAAAGGAATGGGAACACAACTTGCCTTTCCCGTTTACGATTTGTCTGCGAGTAAAAAGTCAGTCAGAGCGATGATTTTATTGGGCGAAAAATCGGATAAAAGATATTTCTCCATAGGTGAATTGAAATTTATCAACGAGATCGTTAAGATCACTTCCATGCTTTTGGAAAATTACAGCTTACTGGAAGCTGAAATTCAAAAAAGAAAAATCGTCCGGGACATTCAAACTGCATCCATCGTAGACAATACATTACGTTTGATTTTACCAAGCGATATCAAATGGATCGAATTCGGATTTTTTTCAAAACCTGCCGTAGGAATTTCCGGAGACTATCTGGACCTCATTCCTGTATCTTCCAGTAAAATGATCATTCTGTTAGGTGATGTTGCCGGGCACGGACTGGGGACCGGATTTTTAGTGAGTGCCATCAAAGGAATCGTGAGAGAACAACTTCGCAACGGAACATCTCTGGAAGGATTGTTTCGGGAAATCAATTCCTTCTTTCGTGCGCGTTACAAAGGAAATGAGTTTATGACTTTGCTCGGCGGCGTTTTGGATTCCAAAGAAAAAACATTCAAATTTATCAATGCGGGACATTTGGCGCTTTTGGAAATGGATTCCAACGGATCGGTGATTGCCCATTCGAAAACGCAAAGAGTACTCGGTATTCTGGAAACGGATTACCAAGCACAAGAATTGAAATTGAAGCCGGATACTAAGTTATTTCTATTTTCCGACGGAATCACGGAAACTTTCGGTGAAAAGGATGAACTCTTCGGCGAAGAAGGATTGATCGAATTTTTGCACTTCAATGACCATAAAACCGTCAAAGAACTGCCTCCTTTGCTGGAATCCAAAATCAATCAATTCCGAGGATCGAAAGAACAAGCGGACGATCTTACATTTATTGCTCTCACCTTTGCCAAAGACTAG
- the argJ gene encoding bifunctional glutamate N-acetyltransferase/amino-acid acetyltransferase ArgJ, whose translation MRYPLGFFSFGRNIGIKDNTLDFSVIYSENVCQAAAVFTRNNYPGAPIIVGRDHIQDGLLQAIVINSKNSNVATGEQGVRNSYQICEEVAKSLSIKTTDVLPSSTGVIGVPLPMEKILSACKDAKQYLKPGNLEEVAEAIMTTDTRKKIAYREITKDRETGVIFGMAKGAGMIEPNMATMLSYILSDYLPESGDLKGLLRKAVDRSYNCITIDSDTSTSDTVVLMCSGILGTLPDEVFYRHLESIAIELSKKIARDGEGATKLLELTVKGARDDSQATKIGKSILNSPLIKTAIYGGDPNWGRFVMAVGKVFDEPIPYDKLFIYLGGIPVKAADTITKQKIAEYLKKEEEIVITVELGSGNTEKTFWSCDLTEGYIKENAYYTT comes from the coding sequence ATGCGATACCCACTTGGATTTTTTTCTTTCGGCCGAAACATCGGAATCAAAGACAATACTTTGGATTTTTCAGTCATCTATTCGGAGAATGTTTGTCAGGCGGCAGCCGTATTCACCAGAAATAATTATCCCGGCGCTCCCATCATCGTAGGACGCGATCATATTCAAGACGGACTCTTGCAAGCCATCGTCATCAATTCCAAAAACTCGAATGTAGCAACCGGAGAACAGGGAGTTCGGAATTCTTATCAAATCTGCGAAGAAGTTGCAAAATCACTTTCTATCAAAACGACGGATGTTCTACCTTCCTCCACCGGAGTGATCGGAGTTCCTCTTCCGATGGAAAAAATTCTATCCGCATGTAAAGACGCCAAACAATACTTAAAGCCCGGAAACTTGGAAGAAGTAGCGGAAGCCATTATGACTACCGATACCCGCAAAAAAATCGCCTATCGGGAAATCACAAAGGATAGGGAAACGGGCGTGATCTTCGGCATGGCCAAAGGTGCGGGAATGATCGAGCCGAATATGGCGACGATGTTATCTTATATCTTATCCGATTATTTGCCTGAGTCGGGCGATTTGAAAGGGCTTTTGCGGAAAGCGGTGGATCGTTCTTACAATTGTATCACCATCGATTCCGATACGTCCACAAGTGACACTGTGGTACTTATGTGTTCCGGTATTTTGGGAACATTGCCCGATGAAGTATTTTACAGACATTTGGAATCAATTGCGATCGAACTTTCCAAAAAGATCGCTCGTGACGGAGAAGGTGCCACTAAACTTTTGGAGCTCACCGTTAAAGGAGCGAGAGACGATAGCCAAGCTACGAAAATCGGAAAATCCATTCTCAATTCTCCCCTGATCAAAACTGCAATTTACGGAGGAGATCCGAACTGGGGAAGATTTGTCATGGCAGTCGGCAAAGTTTTCGACGAGCCGATTCCTTATGACAAACTTTTCATCTATTTGGGTGGGATTCCTGTGAAAGCTGCAGATACGATCACCAAACAAAAGATTGCCGAATATCTAAAAAAAGAAGAAGAGATCGTCATTACAGTCGAACTCGGTTCCGGAAATACCGAAAAAACTTTCTGGAGTTGTGATCTGACGGAAGGGTATATCAAAGAGAACGCATACTATACAACATGA
- a CDS encoding Re/Si-specific NAD(P)(+) transhydrogenase subunit alpha translates to MKIGALQEPSFENRVSITPDVIDALQKLGFTVQVESKAGEKAYYSDADYEKAGAKILSRNEILKDSDLVISIHPIDPDSAKQIPKDKIYIGTLSPLAFPQKTKELASFGAKIFSMDTIPRITRAQSMDVLSSQATVSGYKAVLLAAANYSRFFPMLTTAAGTITPARVLILGAGVAGLQAIATSRRLGAVVDVFDTRPEVKEQCMSLGAKFVEVEGAADASKSGGYAVEQTEDYKNKQKEAIAKFAEKADIIITTALIPGKKAPVLITKEMVNSMRKGSVIVDLAAINGGNCEYTENDKTVIQNGVKIIGDSNLPSSQPMDASKMYAKNIVNFLKIFVNKEKQFSINKEDEIIDACLIAESGNIRHKGILSLLG, encoded by the coding sequence ATGAAAATCGGTGCCTTACAAGAACCTTCCTTTGAAAACAGAGTTTCCATTACCCCGGATGTCATTGACGCCTTACAGAAATTAGGTTTCACAGTCCAAGTCGAATCCAAAGCCGGAGAAAAAGCGTATTATTCGGATGCGGATTACGAAAAAGCAGGGGCTAAAATTCTTTCCAGAAATGAAATTTTGAAAGATTCCGATTTGGTCATTTCGATTCATCCGATTGATCCGGATTCCGCAAAACAAATCCCTAAAGATAAAATTTATATCGGCACCTTGTCTCCGTTAGCTTTTCCTCAAAAAACGAAAGAGCTGGCAAGTTTCGGAGCCAAAATTTTCTCTATGGACACCATTCCGAGAATCACTCGCGCACAATCCATGGATGTTCTCAGTTCGCAAGCAACCGTTTCCGGTTACAAGGCAGTACTTCTTGCAGCAGCAAATTACAGCCGATTTTTTCCAATGCTTACCACTGCCGCAGGGACAATCACTCCTGCTCGTGTTTTGATTTTGGGTGCAGGAGTTGCGGGATTGCAAGCGATCGCAACATCCCGTCGTTTGGGAGCGGTAGTGGACGTATTCGATACTCGCCCCGAAGTGAAAGAGCAGTGTATGTCTCTCGGTGCAAAGTTTGTGGAAGTCGAAGGCGCAGCAGATGCTTCAAAGAGCGGTGGTTATGCGGTCGAACAAACGGAAGATTATAAAAACAAACAAAAAGAAGCGATCGCAAAGTTTGCGGAAAAAGCCGATATCATCATCACTACGGCACTCATTCCCGGGAAAAAAGCTCCTGTCCTCATTACAAAAGAAATGGTGAATTCCATGAGAAAGGGTTCCGTCATCGTTGATTTGGCAGCGATCAACGGTGGTAACTGCGAATATACTGAAAATGATAAAACAGTAATTCAAAACGGAGTTAAGATCATCGGAGATTCCAATCTTCCCAGCTCCCAACCGATGGATGCGAGCAAAATGTATGCAAAGAACATTGTGAATTTCCTAAAGATCTTCGTGAACAAAGAAAAACAATTCTCAATCAACAAAGAAGACGAAATCATCGATGCTTGCCTCATAGCGGAATCGGGAAACATCCGACACAAAGGGATACTTTCTCTTTTAGGTTAG
- a CDS encoding UDP-glucuronic acid decarboxylase family protein → MAKRILITGGAGFIGSHLCERLLAEGNHVISLDNFHTGRKENIQHLLANPKFELIRHDITDPIKLEVDQIYNMACPASPVHYQHNAIKTIKTNVLGMTNMLGLAKRVRGRILQASTSEVYGNPLEHPQTESYWGNVNPIGIRSCYDEGKRVAETLCFDYHRQHKTDIRVIRIFNTYGPRMIPDDGRVVSNFIVQAIRGEDITIYGDGSQTRSFCYVDDLVNGIIKMMNTENFIGPVNLGNDGEFTVKELAELVIKEVGSKSKIIYLPLPQDDPARRKPNLSLAKEKLNYAPTVPLLDGVRKTIEYFKKSLNT, encoded by the coding sequence ATGGCAAAACGTATCTTAATCACGGGTGGCGCGGGCTTTATCGGGTCTCACCTCTGTGAACGACTCCTTGCGGAAGGAAATCATGTAATTTCCCTGGATAATTTCCACACAGGTAGAAAGGAAAACATCCAACACCTACTCGCAAATCCCAAATTCGAACTTATCCGCCACGATATAACCGATCCCATCAAATTGGAAGTGGATCAGATTTATAATATGGCATGTCCTGCTTCCCCGGTTCACTACCAACACAATGCGATCAAAACCATCAAGACCAATGTCTTGGGTATGACCAATATGTTGGGTCTTGCGAAAAGAGTGCGCGGCCGCATTTTGCAAGCATCTACTAGCGAAGTTTACGGCAATCCTTTGGAACACCCGCAAACGGAAAGTTATTGGGGAAATGTAAATCCTATCGGAATCCGCAGTTGTTATGATGAAGGCAAAAGGGTCGCAGAAACTCTTTGTTTCGACTACCACCGCCAACACAAAACAGACATTAGGGTGATCCGTATTTTCAATACTTACGGGCCGAGAATGATTCCCGATGACGGCAGAGTGGTCAGCAACTTTATCGTTCAAGCCATTCGCGGAGAAGACATTACCATTTACGGTGACGGCAGTCAAACACGATCCTTTTGTTATGTGGACGATCTTGTAAACGGAATCATTAAAATGATGAATACCGAGAATTTCATCGGTCCGGTCAATCTTGGAAACGATGGTGAGTTTACCGTCAAAGAACTTGCCGAACTTGTCATCAAAGAAGTAGGTTCCAAATCAAAGATCATCTACCTACCTCTCCCTCAAGACGATCCTGCGAGAAGAAAACCGAACCTTTCTCTCGCCAAAGAAAAGTTAAATTATGCCCCTACCGTTCCGTTGCTTGACGGAGTTAGAAAGACAATAGAATATTTTAAGAAGAGTTTAAATACATGA
- a CDS encoding HAMP domain-containing sensor histidine kinase yields the protein MRSFFSTLLLLNWGLLLVLLLLAAGVIFVEDLIRPEFRPLIFFLYVLIAIFGTFYTSITIARKVTDPLSLVERKTKEINAGDFGVELSYPEIRELANLTISINEMARRLKNQFLDLTVEKEKFNSLLQNLKEGVFAIDGNRKFLFLNRNIPSSIISENSQFKDIQNSVKNRELLQFIETKIKKGLEGRSEFQEGNHYYNVRIYPIKSNEIIYLYIGVILDITEDRQNQLIREQFFQNASHELKTPITSIKGYAETLEYRLNLPENSNEKKFLDAILRNTDRMVRIVEDMLTISRLENHKTILQSQSFPIADLIQSVADSVGVIFSKKNQNLVFDVAPSLLVHADMVLMEHVLVNLITNASAYSPEGSIVMVKAEETFDRYRIQVIDQGIGISTADSERIFERFFRVDMNRSRKEGGTGLGLSIVKHIARLHSGEVFVSPNPKGGSIFTFEFPKK from the coding sequence ATGCGTAGTTTTTTCTCCACACTACTTCTACTCAACTGGGGCCTGCTTCTCGTTTTACTCTTATTAGCTGCGGGAGTGATCTTCGTTGAAGATCTGATTCGCCCCGAATTCCGACCTCTCATCTTTTTTCTCTACGTACTCATCGCTATCTTCGGAACATTTTATACTTCCATCACCATCGCACGCAAAGTGACCGATCCTCTTTCTCTTGTGGAAAGAAAAACCAAAGAGATCAACGCGGGAGACTTCGGTGTCGAACTTTCCTATCCGGAAATTCGCGAGCTAGCCAATCTCACCATCTCTATCAATGAAATGGCAAGACGATTGAAAAACCAATTTTTGGATCTTACCGTTGAAAAGGAAAAATTCAATTCACTTTTGCAAAACCTGAAAGAAGGGGTCTTTGCCATCGACGGAAATAGAAAATTTTTATTTTTAAACCGTAACATTCCTTCCTCCATCATTTCTGAAAATTCGCAATTCAAAGACATCCAAAACTCGGTGAAAAACAGGGAGCTATTGCAATTCATCGAAACCAAAATCAAAAAAGGTTTGGAAGGAAGATCCGAGTTCCAGGAAGGCAATCATTATTATAATGTTCGAATTTATCCCATCAAATCCAACGAAATCATTTATTTGTACATCGGGGTCATCTTAGACATTACGGAAGACAGACAAAACCAACTCATCAGAGAACAATTTTTTCAGAATGCATCCCATGAATTGAAAACTCCCATAACATCTATCAAAGGTTATGCGGAAACTCTCGAATACAGATTGAATCTTCCCGAAAATTCAAATGAAAAAAAATTCTTAGATGCTATCTTGAGAAATACAGACAGGATGGTTCGGATCGTAGAAGATATGTTAACGATTTCCCGTTTGGAAAACCACAAAACCATTTTGCAAAGCCAATCTTTTCCCATAGCGGATCTGATCCAAAGTGTAGCGGATTCGGTAGGTGTGATTTTTTCCAAAAAAAATCAAAACCTGGTTTTTGATGTGGCTCCTTCCCTTTTGGTTCACGCCGATATGGTCCTGATGGAACATGTACTAGTAAATTTAATTACAAATGCTTCCGCTTATTCTCCGGAAGGTTCCATTGTTATGGTAAAAGCGGAAGAGACTTTCGATCGGTATCGCATCCAAGTCATCGACCAAGGCATCGGAATTTCAACAGCGGATTCGGAACGGATCTTCGAAAGGTTCTTTCGGGTGGATATGAATCGTTCCAGAAAAGAAGGCGGAACAGGTCTCGGATTATCCATAGTAAAACACATTGCAAGGCTACATTCCGGGGAAGTATTCGTCTCCCCAAACCCGAAAGGAGGGTCTATTTTTACATTTGAGTTTCCCAAAAAATAA